In the genome of Populus nigra chromosome 19, ddPopNigr1.1, whole genome shotgun sequence, the window ccatatttttcttttttccctgttataatcaaacaattattagtattatattataattactaGTGTtgtgaaaaacataaaacaacaatttttgaaaaaaaaaatgcatactAGATTTATATAAGTTTCTTATAAATTAATGACAATGTTACtcaaatcttatttgaaaaaaaaaacataatacgataattttctaaattttattgaagtaatattaattacaaattattttattctagaaagataaaataattttttttaaaaaaaaacaacaagagtGGTGTAGGGGTGgttattttcggttcggttcggtttggtttttagaataaaaactggttcaaactgaTTTGGCTCTATTTTTCCTGGTTTTGCTcagttttttccggtttgattttagtttgattcggtttttttgctcacccttaGAGTGGTGGATTTGGTTGCTGAAAAATCAAGGtatttcattgtattttcattaaaaaaaatctcatgagGTATCAAATATGCCTGAGAACTTAAAATTAATcctaacaaaaaaatccaaacctaAACCAATTTTCATAGCatgattaaaaaccaaaaaccactTTTATGGGACCCCCCCCTAAAAAATCAGCCTTAAACGCTAAAACGTCATTTTATATTGGTAAAACGTGGTCGTTCGCGTTCTTTCTCTAGTTGTAAACCAcgaaaaataattgattagttttatcaaactaaaaggttaagttataaattattaattaccttactgcaaaaaaaaaaagagtcaaccaTGTAAATTACAAATATCAACAAGATAGtataattctttgtttttcttttaaacaacATCAGATTATGAACATAATGACTCCCagcattattaaatttatgCGATTAAATCATACTAACACGGGGAAGCATGATTATATATTACGTAATTATGACGGGATGGTTCAAGGGTAAGGTGCTCGATGCGCGAAGGACAAGTATTGGGAAATTTGGtgtttcttaaaattataacacagtttggtaaaaaaatttaaaaaacaacacaagtTATCAAAGTATATGAGATGACTTACCCACGTGCTGCCGCGGGTTTATAAAACAGATacacttgatagtgttataattgtaaaTCAGCgctaaataaataatgcaaattaaaggtatgatgaaacaaatatttcatgacgaaaaaaaaaattgtgttggtgatcaaaaacttagagactgaaaaaaatgatttgtagcaatctacagtgttcTATAagaaaagatacagtgctttcaccacatgatttagctttttagttaataaaaaaaataaattacaaagctaaattctctaccaacttaatattaaaaaaaaaccaacaaagataattttggaaggaaaaaaactcatgagaaaaaacgttgtagcaattgacaatgttttgtgaggaaaactatagcttttttcccaataaaataaaataaaaaaccatttagagaaatattgtagcaatctatagtgttttgtgagaaaaactacaacggtttcctcatatgatttagcttttttgtaattataattcttaaccaactcaatattcaaaaaagaatcgacaaagataattttggaaaaaatcataaaaaaatcacatggaaaaacagtgcaacaattcacagtgttttaaagaaaaaaaattacaaagctaaattcttaatcagctcaatattaaaaaaaaatcgatagagataatttaaaaaaaataacaaaacaaacaccaaaaaaagaaaaaaaatcatgttggaaacactatagcaatttacagtgttttgtgatgaaagctacagtgcttccctaaatgatttaatcttatttgtaatgacctgtaattgtaattcacaaacaactcaatattaaaaaaataaaattgaaaaagataatttaaaaaaattataacaaaaaaaaatcatacgaatagacactgtagcaatccacaatgttttataagcaaagctacaatgctttccccacatgattaagatttattacaaagttaaattctaaccaactcaacagtaaaaaaaaatcgacgaagataattttgaaaaaaaatatcacaaaaaaagaaaacacaaaagaaactggaaaaaaaccatgtgaggaaaaactgtatcaatccatagtgttttgtgaggaaaaacttgtatttacttgtaattgcaattcttaaccagcttaatatttaaaaaataaaattgacaaagataattttaaggaaaaacataacaaaaacaggaaaaaaccatgtgggaaaaacactatagcaatcaatAGTAATTTTCGAGGAAAGTTAAAGTGCTTTCCTcatatattgtaactgtaatttttaaccagctaaatattaaaaaataaaataaaaaaagataatttcagagaaaatcattaaaaaaaccatgcggagaaacactgtagcaatcaacaatgttttaaataaaaaaattacaaaactaaattctcaatcagctcaatattaaaaaaaatcgacaaatataattttgaaaaataaaaaaataaaaaagaaaaactatgtgaaaaaacatcgcagcaatccacagtattttaagaaaaaaaattacaaagtaaaaattttaaccaggtttatatttaaaaagtaaaataaaaataaataattttgaaaataaaaataaatgaaaaaaaagaaaaagttagaaaaaaaaagtaaagcaccgtggattactgttgtaatccacagtgctttTAGGTGTGGGGGAACAGTGATTCCCCCCACACCATTTAGATATTAGTTAATGGTTAATAAAATAGTTTGAATATAACTACTGTTGaaaataataagttatttaaaaattaatgttttatttaaattaattaacacatgtaaaatttaacttataattttataaagattcaataattaaaagataaaatttataattaaatgatcCAGAGATAAATTCATGATCCagtaactagaaaaaaaaagataagttaaaaaaaagataagttaatatgatatgagaaaaaacaagaaaagaaaaaaatggttgacaaggctttatttttaatatatctaatattgttaaaaagaatttaatgagAGAATTATATTTACACATTGCAATACCACTAAAGGAGGTGGTAATTGGCTAGGAGTTTTATTTGGAgttaatttaagattaattatgattttatttggtgattttttaatatagggttaaaattatattatcaagatttttctaataatacaagttatataaaaaatagagtcCCAGTATGTTTTgagtaattcattttttataatttttgcattGTACTGCTATTTTAGATAATGTTTTGAGTAatccattttttataatttttgcattGTACTGCTATTTTAGATAAAGATTGTGCACAAAATTGATACTAAAAAACAGTGTTAAAACtattatatttcttaaataatttttcattttcctaAAAATCTTACCAAgtgtcaattattttattttttttttaaattcggaAATCTGATTAGAAAAATCATTactttcaaaactataattttaaacgGTTCAAGAAGATATTAATGTGACAACCAACATAACAGTACCAGTACTGGCCGGCATGGTACTGTGTCCTTGTCTGAAAAAAGGTGATCTGTTTTTCATAAGCACGCCCCTGACCACAGGGTTCCTGAAAAAAGGTAAACATATGTCAAAAGTCTCAATTTGCAACAGCTAATTAAGCAACAGTAAAGTTCagtagagtaaaaaaaataaaaaataatgcactGCAGAGCGAAGAGAAACAAAACTAGATGATACTTTATCACTgcatttaaatattaaactcaaCGGTCAAACTCGTTGCTAGtgaaggaagaggaagaagaatttTCAtcctcaattattttatttcctattagatttcattttttttcctttataatttttttcagactaataaatttttttacccttcatcattcaatatttaattaatttcaatttagatTTCTTGGTTAAGTCcatatctaaaattttataagttttaatgaatttcatttgttttctttaaatttgacaaatttttgttttcacatTTAAATTGAAACCACACAAGATTAAAATgtcaaaggtattttttttaaccatatcaTCATTTGAGTGAGGCATTCAATTTGTTGTTTCTCCACTTTGTAGAATAAGTCAcaccaattttttaattttttttattaatatttatggtgTTCGATTAATTTATTCTCATAcatagttaaaattttaattattgtttcaaatatttcatcccaaaaataatatttatatttttttaatacaattatatgttttttatataacccACAGTGAAGTGAAGATCTAAAGCCTAGTACTAGTGGCTATCCAAATAACATCCTAATCAAAGCTGAGAAACTTGAAGATTTAACAAAGTAGTACAAAGATGAACCGCCACTCGAAGCTGCCACCAGAAGAGACGAATCCATTTTCAGAATAATATGTTTGAATCAAAGATGCCATGCTAATTTGAGACCCAACAAAGCAGCCCCCATTTCAGCCTGCTCAGAATTACAAGCCAGCACACAAACTGGGTGGTGATCAGATTTAATCCGAGGAAGATGAAGAACCATGGCAGCATCGAAATTCATTAACCAAAGTTGACTGCAAAAAGCACATATCGATTCTTTCAAGCAATAACCTCTAGCTTCCTGGCCCCCTCAAGTAAAACAAGAACCCATGAAACACAAATCAATAAGTTTACACTCATCAATCCATTGTTTATACCTCAAACAACGAGAGAAATCAAAAGGAGCTCCACCTTTTTGTCTGCAGGACTAAGCATCTCATTAAAAACACCCAGATCGATGTATCATAGAACCAGCAATAATTCTAATTATATGGTAAAAAAATGTTGTGTTTCAACGAATACTAAGGGTTGGCATAAATAACGGTACAAAACCATTTGCCTTTAGACACAttctcaatttcataaaaaaatactactaAATTTGGCGCTTGCTGCCCCCACGATAATTCTAATAGATAATCCAGCTTTGCTGTCCGTATTTGAGATAGGAAATTCCAAAGACTTGACTTCGCCACTCGGTTTTGAAATCTTGAACTTTCTTTATACTTATGGCGGATGTTTATTGAGTGAGCCAGTCTATgcgtgttttataatttatagtcCTCTGATATGGGATTTGGAATTAAGTGCTTGCTCTGTAACTCTGGACTGCATCCAACAATTATAATTGGCTCGTGCCTTGTTTAAACTGAAAGAAAATTCCCGttcaaaaaggaaaagggaaaaggtTACAATCTAAAATTGTCTTCCCAGAAGAGCACAGACATCTAGTCTGAGAATTGGGGGTAGTGCTCTATTAGTTTTTTACGTAAAGGGTGGGGTTTCTACTTTCTATAAAGGCCATTGCCACATCAAATACAACActgaaagaaaacaagagaacAGACAAACATATTCAGTTTTGGCCATGTATGAAGGAGACAATCTTTTTAAGCATGGCCACAGCATTGTCGCTGGCTGGCTTGAACAAATGAAAGACGTGCCCCTCTCCTTTGACCTCCATAGTCTCAATCACTCCAACCCATCCACTTTTCTTCAAAGTCTCGCAGTATAGCAGGCCCCTATCCCTTAGCAAATCTTTCTCAGCAACAGAAACAAACACCTTGGAGCACCCCAGACTAGACAAATTTGGATCATAAGTAGGATTGATTAAAGGGTCATCACATCCACTTGTTTTAGGACATGCAAGGTGCCATGTTGCACTCATCCCTTTCAACACTCTCTCTGATTCATTAACTTCATTTCCAATCCTTTCCTCTCCCCAAAAATAAggatttattaaaacaataccTGCAACATTTACACCAATTATTTTCTCTTGACCAAACCTCATAGCCACGTGGTGTGCTATGTTACCACCAGCACTGTCACCAGCCAAGAACACCTTGCTTAAATCAGCATGTTTATTTAGCCACTCTTCAGGTCCGTCTCCGTTGACATGAGATGCAGCCCATTTCAGGGCAGCCCATGAATCATCATATGGAATAGGGATGGGATGTTCTGGTACTCTCCTATAATCAACAGAGATAGCAATAACTTTAGCCTCGGCGACTAAGAGGTTAACGTAATTATGGTAAGTAGGCGAGAAGGCACTTTCCGCGCAGAAGCCTCCCCCATGAATGTAAATTAGGAGAGGGAGCTTTTTGTTGGGATCCACTCCTTTTGGGAGGTAAAGTCTACAAGATAGTCTTGCTTCTTTTGAATAGATGACATCTTTTGACAGGACATCGGATTTGGGGTCCTGGGAAGGGGGGGCGATTTCGTTGCCAATGAGCCTCTCTATCCTGCCATCTTTATATAAGATGATAAAGGGAGACAGATCCTTGGCAACATCAGCCTTGGCTGCGTCCATATTGTATGAAAACATGGTTGCTTGTCTTTTCTCTTCCCTCTGTTTTTCAAGAAATGATGAAGTTGTGGTAGCATGAGAAAAGAATGGAGGAGGGTCTTTAATTTATAGACAGGTGAAAGACAGAGACAAAGGTGAATTTGAATTCATACGGTGTTCCCTGATACTGGTTTTAAATCCTCAAGCAATTAATTCTTGGCTAACACAGCAATGACATCATAAAAGTCTTCTAGATGGGTTGAAATTCTGAAGTGAGAGTGTCGAAGTTCCAAACCTGATCAAACGCTATAATTCTACGTTCAGGCTTGTCAAATACGGCAATTCCAGGAGAACGTCAGGAATTGACTGGCGCCTAATTACtttactaattaattttattggccAACAGAGACTTAAGGTCAGGCTAAATTGTAGAATCGCATGGATTTATCACTTTGAACACGGTAAAAAAAGGCATGGATATTAATCAACGGATTAAttcttgtttatataaaaaaaaaaaggaaaaaaaaacaagaagggaAAAGTCTGTGAAAAGGAATGAAGTTTCATGCTTAGGGCCCTCCATCTTGAGAATTACCATGAAGCTGTCTTgtaatccttttcttttgtaactAATGAAGGTCGACTACCATCTCAGAAAGGATGGTCCTACTACGATTTACTAATGCCGACGTATTAGGCAAGCCAGACAACGCTCCGACATTTAGTATATTCTGGTCCTAAAAGCATCCATGGTGCTTGGTGGACTAAACGTAAAATATGATTTGTGGAGGAGGAATTCTACAAGCACGTTGAAATAACCCATAAGAATTGCCTTTGAAAAATCCCTCTTTTTCCCCCCGAGGTGGCTTTAGAATTTCCGGGTTTAACGTTTCAAAAAAAGCCTAATCAAGATCGTTTGGATTCTAGAACATGACTAAGATTTCGTAACCATTTGGTATATAATAATTTCCTTCTAGTAGGATTGAAGGAAAATTCCTCGAGTACGTACGCGTCACGATATTATATGACATGTATTAAGAGATCTAGTAGATTGaaggaaaaatgatgaaaaaagtagaaaacaatttataaagaGTAAAAAATGACGACAAACTACTGATTTAAAAGCACGATTAATGCTGACTTATGACATGATAATTAATTATGCAAATCTCAAGAATACCactacattttatatatatatatatatataggtagtcttaattaatattttcatcaaatatcttttttatatcaattttattttcaaacttttagaaactcttaattaaaaactttcatctatttttaaagggtttttttcctacatctttttttttttaagaagtaaCGTTATTTTGTAGGAAAGtagaattaattgaaaaataaaaataattcagtgataaaattgatataaaagataatttggGTACACAATTGATATTACTCCATAGTACttagtgatattttttatattttctttatttattttacaccaCGGAAGGGTATTATTCAACttatattaaaagatatatattattattcatatttGATTAAACCATGATTAATCTATGtcatatatattttggtttAGAGTTAATGAATGTAATTAATCCATATTACTTATAGGTTAGTGGGAGATTAGcattaatgattatttataaTACTAACACATACGGTGTAATTAACTTGATcaatgactatatatatatatatatatatatatattaagctaCTTGTAACTTTTGGTAAGTTAATTAATGTCCATTGATTTAGGTCTATATATTCGTGAGCTTTTATATTGGACTTGAGATTATCTAATTACATGGACATAATTTCTTAATAAATCTTGGTTCATCGATGAAATATTAGATAACATGTAGAGTCGTATAGTATGATGCAGCCAATAATTGAAGTAATAGATTACATGCAGATAATATATACTCAGCTATCTATCTTCATGGATGAAAGAGATAAATTTTCTACGCATAGCGACGGCATTGACGGAGGAAGGATTGGACAAATGAAAAACATGAACCTCTTCTTTGGCCTCCATGATCTCAACCTTTCCGCCCCATCCATTCTTATTCAAGGTCTCATAATACAGCCACCCCCTGTCCCTCAGCACATCATTCCCAGATATACAAACAAGCATCTTGGAGCCCCCCAGGCTAGGCAATCTTGCatccttaattggattaatcaAGGGATCGTCGCATCCACTAGTCGTAGGGCACGCGACATGCCACATAGCATCAATCCCTTCTCGTACTGCCTCTCTTTCATTAACCTCGTTGCCAATACGTTCTTTGCCCCAGAAATAAGGATGTATTAGAACAGTCCCTGCGACATTGATACCAGGTAATCTCTCTTGACCGTATCTCATGGCCATGTGATGGGCTATATTACCGCCAGCACAATCTCCAGCGAAGTACACCCTGCCGAAATCAGCATGAATATTTAGCCACTCTTCAGGACCGTCTCCGTTGACATGAGATGCAGCCCATTTAAGGGCAGTCCATGAATCATCGTACGGGAAGGGGATTCGATGTTCTGGGGCTCTCCTGTAATCAACTGAGACGGCAATAATTTCAGCCTCGGCAACTAGTGTTTTAAGGTAGCTATGGTAAGTAAGTGAGAAGGGAGTTTCAATGCAAAAGCCTCCTCCATGATAGTAAAGTAGAAGAGGGAGTTTTTTGCTAGCATCAACGCTTGTTGGGAGGAAAAGTCTAGAAGAAAGATTTTCCTCCTGTGAATAGACAACATCTTTGGAAAGGACATTGGATTTGGGATCAAGAGAAGGGGGGACAATTTCGTTGCCACTTATCTATCTATGCTGCCATCTTTATATATGATACCATGGGGAGAAAAATTATGGGCAATTTCACGCTTAGTCGAGCACTCGAGCCCATGTGGaaagaaatgaatgaaaatatgTCGCCCTTTTCTGATGTTGAAGATAATGAGGTGGAGAGCTGAGCAGTAGCTAGCCCTTATATTGTTAGAAATTAATGTGTAATAATCAATTCTTTAGTATTTAATTTGGATGTGAGAGTAAAACAATGCAACGAGATCTGCATTTTCTAAATGGAAGATGATTTGGAAAGCAATAATCGACAGTCGACACACTTAAGGATTCTTGAAAGGAGAATTCTACGATGCCTTTGAATAATCCAAAAGCATTGCCTTGGGAAAAACATCCATTTTTTCTTTGTGATTATGGAATTTTCCGCAACCGACGAGATTATTCCAGAGACAGTTCAATTCGAAAACAACCATATTTAACGAGAGCAGTTCCCGATCATAAGTAGGTGGTAAAGTCATGAAGTAAGCCCGTTTGgtattgcttttcaaataaggATGGagtaagttttgattttttttttgtttaaagttattttttaatatacttttgaattattttaatatgtaataattttaaaataaaaaaacaatttaaaaatcaatcattttccTACTCTTAAATACCCCTCAAAATAACTTTTGGACGAAAGAATTTGAGATGACATTCTCGTGTTTGGTACGTACGTAGGTTAGGAAATCTTAAATTCCGGCTGGGATTTACAATATGCTTGTCTTTGCATTATATTTTCCACAAAATTAGGAATGTAATTCCATGTTAAAATGAGCACGATCACATTTCCAAGCACTTGGGgatgtgaaaatatttttttttcacgtgAATGTCCacttctcttttattatttgactgaaatagatttatttttagcgatgattataattataatatcattGATTTAGACAGCTAGGATATATGCATTTCTTAAGATATGAACTtcgagagtttaaatgttttttttttgtgtgaaatttaatattttttctaaaatgaataatataatatgatcGATTAATATAATGTGTAAGTTATGTAAATTGATAGTAGGTAGTTTCTTAATTTTACTTagtagtttttaattaattattttttaaagtcaaatttaGGGGTGGAATCCATTTCAGTGATTAGTTTTAAACACGGGTGATatgcatgtttgtattaaagatgacaaatatattattattaaatctattttaaGTTATAAGGggaaattattaaacttatttgattttatcaCTGATGTTCAGGGATGAATGAATaagtaaaagaaatattaataagaaccttttattttcaatcagcTACAGATATCatatttccaagaaaatataagaatctATTTAATAAATTCCCCTTATTTAATTCTATAGTATTCTTGCAAAATGATACGAAAATTTAAAATGGAtgatggtattttttaaat includes:
- the LOC133679897 gene encoding probable carboxylesterase 12, whose product is MFSYNMDAAKADVAKDLSPFIILYKDGRIERLIGNEIAPPSQDPKSDVLSKDVIYSKEARLSCRLYLPKGVDPNKKLPLLIYIHGGGFCAESAFSPTYHNYVNLLVAEAKVIAISVDYRRVPEHPIPIPYDDSWAALKWAASHVNGDGPEEWLNKHADLSKVFLAGDSAGGNIAHHVAMRFGQEKIIGVNVAGIVLINPYFWGEERIGNEVNESERVLKGMSATWHLACPKTSGCDDPLINPTYDPNLSSLGCSKVFVSVAEKDLLRDRGLLYCETLKKSGWVGVIETMEVKGEGHVFHLFKPASDNAVAMLKKIVSFIHGQN